The proteins below are encoded in one region of Flavobacterium nackdongense:
- the clpB gene encoding ATP-dependent chaperone ClpB, with the protein MNINKFTIKSQEAIQLSQQLAQSFGQQQIENEHILKAIFEVDENVAPFILKKLNVNIPLFQQILDSTIQSFPKVSGGEIMLSRTANSTLTEAEIIAKKMNDEFVSIEHLILAIFGSKSKVAQILKDQGVTGKGLKAAIDELRKGERVTSASAEETYNSLNKFAKNLNELARTGKLDPVIGRDEEIRRVLQILTRRTKNNPMLVGEPGVGKTAIAEGLAHRIVDGDVPENLKDKIVFSLDMGALIAGAKYKGEFEERLKSVVKEVTAAEGDIVLFIDEIHTLVGAGGGEGAMDAANILKPALARGELRAIGATTLDEYQKYFEKDKALERRFQKVMIEEPDTESAISILRGIKEKYETHHKVQIKDDAIIAAVELSQRYITNRFLPDKAIDLMDEAASKIRMEINSKPEELDVLDRKIMQLEIEIAAIKREKDESKLKALGMDLANLKDDRNEIFSKWKSEKDVVDNIQAVKTEIEDFKYEAERAEREGDYGKVAEIRYGKIKEAQERLDGFQKQLAEDQKGGTSLIKEEVTREDIAEVVAKWTGIPVMKMLQGEREKLLKLEDELHRRVVGQEEAIEAVSDAVRRSRAGLQDMKKPVGTFLFLGTTGVGKTELAKALAEYLFDDENAMTRIDMSEYQERHSVSRLVGAPPGYVGYDEGGQLTEAVRRKPYSVILLDEIEKAHPDTFNILLQVLDEGRLTDNKGRLADFKNTIIIMTSNLGSQIIQDKFDNLKGSIEATTEAAKVEVLGLLKQTVRPEFINRIDEIVMFTPLTNANIAQIVGLQLKSVKKMLALQGITLDATPEAIDYLSEKGYDPQFGARPVKRVIQRDVLNELSKEILSGTITTDSIVLIDAFDGKLVFRNQSELVH; encoded by the coding sequence ATGAACATCAATAAATTTACGATCAAATCGCAGGAAGCCATTCAGCTTTCTCAGCAATTGGCTCAGAGTTTTGGACAACAACAAATAGAAAATGAACACATTTTGAAGGCTATTTTTGAAGTCGATGAAAACGTGGCGCCTTTTATTTTGAAAAAACTAAATGTAAATATTCCGTTGTTCCAACAAATATTGGACAGTACCATCCAAAGCTTTCCAAAAGTTTCTGGTGGCGAAATTATGCTTTCCAGAACGGCCAACTCAACATTGACAGAGGCGGAAATCATTGCCAAAAAAATGAACGATGAGTTCGTTTCCATCGAACATTTAATCTTGGCCATTTTTGGTTCTAAGAGTAAGGTAGCCCAAATCCTGAAAGACCAAGGCGTAACCGGAAAAGGCTTGAAAGCCGCCATCGACGAACTTCGAAAAGGAGAAAGAGTAACTTCAGCTTCAGCCGAAGAAACGTATAATTCCTTGAATAAATTCGCCAAAAACCTCAACGAATTGGCGCGAACTGGCAAACTCGACCCAGTAATTGGTCGTGACGAAGAAATTCGTAGAGTGTTGCAAATCTTGACGCGTCGAACCAAAAACAACCCGATGTTGGTTGGTGAGCCTGGTGTGGGTAAAACCGCCATTGCCGAAGGTCTCGCACACCGAATTGTAGATGGAGACGTTCCCGAAAACCTCAAAGACAAAATCGTGTTTTCACTCGATATGGGCGCCTTGATTGCCGGAGCCAAATACAAAGGAGAATTCGAAGAACGTCTGAAATCAGTAGTGAAAGAAGTAACCGCTGCCGAAGGTGATATTGTACTTTTCATTGATGAAATCCATACCCTTGTGGGTGCCGGAGGTGGCGAAGGTGCGATGGATGCGGCAAACATCCTGAAACCGGCTTTGGCTCGTGGCGAACTGCGTGCCATTGGTGCAACCACTTTGGACGAATACCAAAAATATTTCGAAAAGGACAAAGCACTCGAACGTCGTTTCCAAAAAGTAATGATTGAGGAACCCGATACCGAAAGTGCCATTTCTATCCTTCGTGGTATCAAAGAAAAATACGAAACTCATCATAAAGTACAGATAAAAGACGATGCTATCATTGCTGCCGTCGAACTATCGCAACGCTATATCACCAACCGATTTTTGCCAGACAAAGCCATCGATTTAATGGACGAAGCGGCATCTAAAATTCGTATGGAAATCAATTCGAAACCCGAAGAATTGGATGTTTTGGATCGAAAAATTATGCAATTGGAAATCGAAATTGCCGCCATCAAACGCGAGAAAGACGAAAGCAAACTAAAAGCTTTGGGAATGGATTTGGCGAACCTGAAAGACGACCGAAACGAAATTTTCAGCAAATGGAAATCCGAGAAAGATGTAGTCGATAACATTCAAGCCGTAAAAACCGAAATCGAAGACTTCAAATACGAAGCCGAACGTGCCGAACGCGAAGGCGATTACGGAAAAGTAGCCGAAATTCGGTACGGAAAAATCAAGGAAGCACAGGAACGTTTGGATGGGTTCCAAAAACAATTGGCCGAAGACCAAAAAGGAGGAACTTCATTAATCAAAGAAGAAGTAACCCGTGAAGACATAGCCGAAGTAGTCGCCAAATGGACCGGAATTCCTGTAATGAAAATGCTGCAAGGCGAAAGAGAAAAACTTTTGAAACTCGAAGACGAATTGCACCGCAGAGTCGTAGGTCAGGAAGAAGCCATCGAAGCCGTGAGCGATGCCGTGCGTAGAAGTCGAGCTGGATTGCAGGATATGAAAAAACCTGTGGGAACCTTCCTTTTCTTGGGAACTACAGGAGTCGGAAAAACCGAATTGGCCAAAGCCCTAGCCGAATATTTATTCGACGACGAAAACGCAATGACCCGAATCGATATGAGCGAATACCAGGAACGCCACAGCGTGAGCCGTTTGGTGGGTGCGCCTCCAGGATATGTAGGGTATGACGAAGGAGGACAATTGACCGAAGCCGTGCGCCGTAAACCCTATTCTGTGATCCTGTTGGACGAAATCGAAAAAGCGCATCCCGACACTTTCAACATCTTGTTGCAAGTTTTGGACGAAGGTCGATTGACCGACAACAAAGGACGTCTCGCCGATTTCAAAAACACAATCATCATTATGACTTCCAATTTGGGAAGCCAGATTATTCAGGATAAATTTGACAATCTAAAAGGAAGTATCGAAGCCACGACCGAAGCCGCCAAAGTGGAAGTTTTGGGCTTGTTGAAACAAACCGTTCGTCCGGAATTCATCAATCGTATTGACGAAATCGTGATGTTTACGCCTTTGACCAATGCCAATATCGCTCAAATCGTAGGCTTGCAACTGAAATCTGTCAAAAAAATGTTGGCGCTCCAAGGCATCACTTTGGACGCCACACCAGAAGCAATTGACTATCTTTCTGAGAAAGGTTATGATCCACAATTTGGAGCCCGACCTGTAAAACGTGTGATTCAAAGAGACGTGCTCAATGAATTATCCAAAGAAATTCTCTCAGGAACAATCACTACTGACAGCATCGTTTTGATTGATGCTTTTGATGGGAAATTGGTGTTTAGGAATCAGAGTGAGTTGGTACATTAA
- a CDS encoding aldo/keto reductase encodes MKYNRYIDDSALVSEIGLGAWQLGNNSGWQSMSENNAVELVQKALELGINFFDTAPNYGRGTGEERLGKALKGVDRSSIVLNTKFGHSDSGKTNYDSNYIRESLEGSLKRLGVDYVDSLILHNPPVEYLDGNKTDHYELLERLIEEGKIKGYGASLDTYDDMKLLMETTNAKVIEAFFNILHQDTSRAFDLAMAKKVAIIAKIPLDSGWLSGKYTAQSTFDDIRKRWSKEDIQTRAQLVNRVKTILGAQENLAHKAISFCLSYEAVTTVIPGNVNSAQLVNNVESISHPISKELVKNLVYFYENEVKPLQLPW; translated from the coding sequence ATGAAATACAACAGATACATCGATGACTCAGCATTAGTATCCGAAATAGGACTTGGGGCTTGGCAGTTAGGTAATAATTCGGGATGGCAAAGTATGTCCGAAAATAACGCCGTGGAACTAGTGCAAAAAGCCTTGGAATTAGGCATCAATTTTTTTGATACAGCACCCAATTATGGTCGCGGCACTGGCGAAGAAAGACTGGGAAAAGCACTAAAAGGGGTTGATAGAAGCTCTATAGTGCTCAATACCAAATTTGGTCATAGTGATTCGGGTAAAACGAATTATGATTCAAATTATATCCGAGAATCTTTGGAAGGCAGCCTCAAAAGATTAGGCGTTGATTATGTAGATTCGCTCATTTTGCATAATCCACCAGTAGAATATCTGGATGGCAATAAAACGGACCATTATGAACTATTGGAACGTTTGATCGAGGAAGGTAAAATAAAAGGGTATGGGGCCTCTTTAGACACCTACGACGATATGAAGTTGCTGATGGAAACAACCAATGCCAAAGTGATTGAAGCATTTTTCAATATTTTACATCAAGACACTTCACGAGCTTTTGACTTGGCTATGGCAAAAAAAGTGGCTATAATTGCAAAAATTCCTCTCGACTCCGGTTGGTTATCCGGAAAATATACTGCTCAAAGTACCTTTGATGACATCAGAAAGCGTTGGTCCAAAGAAGATATTCAAACTAGGGCACAACTTGTGAATAGAGTTAAGACCATTTTAGGTGCACAAGAAAATCTGGCACACAAAGCCATTTCGTTTTGTTTGTCATATGAAGCTGTGACTACCGTAATTCCGGGAAATGTAAATAGTGCTCAATTAGTAAATAATGTAGAAAGCATAAGCCATCCCATTTCAAAGGAACTAGTGAAAAATTTGGTATACTTTTATGAGAATGAAGTTAAGCCACTCCAGCTCCCTTGGTAA
- a CDS encoding KilA-N domain-containing protein, with protein sequence MAKSKTINVKGTNVSILNYGVNDYISLTDIAKSRNNSEPFAVINNWMRSRSTIEFIGLWEKLCNEDFKPLEFERFRNEAGSNYFVLSPQRWISETNAIGIISKSGRYGGTFAHKDIAFEFASWISSEFKLYLIVEFQRLKDDENDRLKLEWSFQRTLAKVNYHIHTDAIKQNLIPAVLDKTKINFVYANEADLLNVALFGQTAKQWRTENPDLEGNIRDAATIEQLVVLSNLESLNSVFIHQGQSQSERLIQLNTIAITQMKALVNNKQIKNLNP encoded by the coding sequence ATGGCAAAAAGCAAAACAATAAATGTCAAGGGAACAAATGTTTCAATTTTAAATTATGGTGTTAACGACTATATTTCATTAACCGATATTGCAAAATCTCGAAATAATTCAGAACCTTTTGCTGTCATTAATAATTGGATGCGAAGCAGGAGTACGATTGAATTTATTGGTTTATGGGAGAAACTCTGTAATGAAGATTTTAAACCTCTCGAATTCGAGAGGTTTAGAAATGAAGCAGGAAGCAATTACTTTGTACTTTCACCTCAACGCTGGATTTCTGAAACTAATGCTATTGGTATCATATCAAAATCTGGAAGATATGGTGGTACTTTTGCCCACAAAGACATTGCTTTTGAATTTGCTTCTTGGATTTCATCTGAATTCAAATTATACCTAATAGTTGAATTCCAACGCCTAAAAGACGATGAAAACGATAGGCTGAAATTAGAATGGAGTTTTCAACGTACATTGGCAAAAGTAAATTACCATATTCATACGGATGCCATAAAGCAAAATCTTATTCCGGCGGTACTTGATAAAACCAAAATCAATTTTGTGTATGCCAATGAAGCCGATTTACTCAATGTGGCATTATTTGGTCAAACAGCCAAACAATGGAGAACCGAAAATCCAGATTTGGAAGGTAATATTAGAGATGCCGCAACCATTGAACAATTAGTAGTATTATCCAATTTAGAAAGTTTAAATTCCGTTTTCATTCATCAAGGGCAATCGCAATCCGAACGATTAATTCAGCTCAATACCATTGCCATTACTCAAATGAAAGCATTAGTCAACAACAAACAAATTAAAAATTTGAACCCCTAA
- a CDS encoding glycosyl hydrolase — MKRRIIFLFATAVVCFLCALDSSAQVIPVGSGSYTKTFPGTDAAGRNGFPSGTPNLSGAALGKPVPTNDWWSKLAKETQASNLFTYPYTLKTTPNGLVVSYIPSGVIDDMSPVVMSVVGMAATKTTVSDYSDWTVTMDWNDGTRNFQATAGIAMPFLYFTKKTTDVVQVTVNSGTVTISNEMLVIVNAKNSADFAVYAPTGSTWTQNGGVYTSTLNGKNYWSMAFIPLTASNVTTVANEYKKYAYVFPTSTTSSFNYNESTSVMRTDFNVITEVKEGTESNVLLGLLPHQWDNLAANSPVPNKYSYATIRGEMKTLDGNSFSVENKFHGILPTLPYVDNYSDGFTPTALTEKIASIENDALATWTDSYNEGQVMNRLIQTARIADEMGNIAARDKMLATVKERLEDWLKAEGGEVAFLFYYNTTWSAMLGYPAGHGQDTNINDHHFHWGYFIHAASFLEQYQPGWAAQYGEMINLLIRDAASTDRNDALFPYLRNFSPYAGHCWANGFATFPQGNDQESTSESMQFNSSLIHWGEVTGNKAIRDLGIYLYTTEQTAIDEYWLDTKERNFPPSQQYSLVSRVWGNSFDNGTFWTADIAASYGIELYPIHGGSLYLGQDTAYVTKLWNEIEANTGILTNQVNANLWHDVMWEYLAFINPAKAISLYNSYPNRELKFGVSDAQTYHWLHAMNALGRVDATITANSPIAAAFTQNGKTNYVAHNYTDQPITVTFSTGYQLAVPARKMVSSMDSKVTGVITTTFQQAFVNGSVKLDVVASGGTPIKVEFMDGTTSLGIATAAPYTWNATNLTLGVHSFYAKVYEDTVKLNVTNSVDVIVGNQMPYGGTAWGIPGVIEAGKFDTFEGGKGQNIAYLDGTTANLGDFRMDEAVDAISNVAEGATVGHIASGEWLEYTVNVAQSGLYSFDFRYASGNAAGGGPFHLELDGKAISTAITVPSSSTTSWDVWATKTVSNIPLTPGEHILRVVFASGEFNLAKMTFARTGDLTYSYPTANAGPNLKVILPLTTTAIDGSASTESEAKPLTYLWTQNYGPSAVQFSDATAVNPTINGLVEGTYSLKLTVTNPDLRTDSDELLILVTNTANALPTVSLVTPADNATFTEGKAVSITANASDFDGTIQQVDFYQGSTLISSDTSAPYAATWNPSAGTYALTAKATDNNGAISTSQIVNVTIAAAMVCVETSKLAQQGTFSIGYKSTFETVGTNVYVTFELLDTDKTGVIAYLWKQSPFGETQMVNVSGKIFTATLTGQTMGATINYACKFAYAGGLSVTKYVSYVVGSNCGSTNDTQAPTNFTASIGAITGSSVELLLNANDNSGTVVYNVAYGANSSSTSSASGVQKSFLITGLSPNTNYNFSVLASDLVGNVAVNNPIVLNATTSANTNTDCAGTASEASQGTFSVGYKYAFQTIGTDVKITFELLDDKTGVIAYLWKQSPFAETSMTNVSGKIFTKTISGQTVGSTISYAVKFAFAGGLSVTKYLSYTVGNSCSLGVENPYEIKQLAYPNPVENSLQLQLFDDQNQITLTDVLGRKVLEDVVKSTHTIDMSSFKSGIYFLKINNSLGIENLKIIKN; from the coding sequence ATGAAACGTAGAATTATTTTTTTGTTTGCAACGGCTGTGGTTTGTTTTTTATGCGCATTAGATTCAAGTGCACAAGTGATTCCTGTTGGAAGCGGAAGTTATACAAAAACTTTCCCTGGAACAGATGCTGCCGGTAGAAATGGTTTTCCTTCCGGAACGCCCAATTTGAGTGGTGCTGCTCTAGGAAAACCTGTGCCAACAAATGATTGGTGGTCAAAATTAGCCAAAGAAACGCAAGCGAGTAACCTTTTTACTTATCCTTATACATTAAAAACTACTCCCAATGGACTAGTAGTTTCTTACATTCCCTCTGGAGTTATTGATGATATGTCGCCAGTGGTGATGAGCGTGGTAGGAATGGCAGCAACTAAAACTACTGTTTCTGATTACTCAGACTGGACGGTTACTATGGATTGGAATGACGGAACCCGTAATTTTCAGGCAACCGCCGGTATAGCAATGCCTTTTTTATATTTCACCAAAAAAACTACTGATGTTGTACAGGTTACCGTAAATTCTGGTACCGTTACCATAAGCAATGAAATGTTAGTGATTGTTAACGCAAAAAATAGTGCAGATTTTGCAGTTTATGCTCCTACGGGTAGTACTTGGACTCAAAACGGAGGTGTTTACACTTCAACTTTAAATGGAAAAAATTACTGGTCGATGGCGTTTATTCCGCTAACAGCTTCAAATGTGACTACGGTGGCGAATGAATACAAAAAATATGCCTACGTTTTTCCAACTAGTACAACTTCAAGTTTTAATTACAACGAAAGTACTTCGGTAATGAGAACCGATTTTAATGTGATAACTGAAGTGAAAGAAGGTACTGAAAGCAATGTTTTACTTGGTTTACTTCCGCATCAATGGGACAATTTAGCTGCTAATTCTCCTGTGCCCAATAAATACAGTTACGCAACCATTCGTGGCGAAATGAAAACGCTGGATGGCAACAGTTTTAGTGTCGAAAATAAATTTCATGGTATTTTACCGACTTTGCCTTACGTAGATAATTATAGTGACGGATTTACTCCAACAGCTTTGACTGAAAAAATTGCCAGTATCGAAAACGATGCTTTGGCCACTTGGACGGATTCCTATAATGAAGGGCAAGTAATGAACCGATTAATACAAACGGCCAGAATTGCGGACGAAATGGGGAATATAGCCGCGCGAGACAAAATGCTTGCAACCGTCAAGGAACGACTTGAAGATTGGTTGAAAGCTGAGGGAGGCGAAGTTGCCTTTTTGTTTTACTACAATACTACTTGGTCTGCTATGCTAGGGTATCCAGCCGGACACGGACAAGACACCAATATTAATGATCATCATTTCCATTGGGGTTATTTCATTCATGCAGCTTCATTTTTAGAACAATACCAACCAGGATGGGCAGCACAGTATGGAGAAATGATTAATTTGCTGATTCGGGATGCAGCATCGACTGATAGGAATGATGCGCTATTTCCTTACTTGCGAAATTTTAGCCCTTATGCTGGTCATTGTTGGGCAAATGGCTTTGCTACTTTTCCGCAAGGGAATGACCAAGAATCTACTTCTGAGAGCATGCAATTCAATTCTTCCTTGATTCATTGGGGTGAAGTTACAGGAAATAAGGCCATTCGTGACTTAGGAATTTACCTATATACTACTGAACAAACAGCGATTGATGAATACTGGTTAGACACAAAAGAACGTAATTTTCCACCTTCACAACAATACAGTTTGGTTTCTCGCGTATGGGGAAATAGCTTTGATAATGGAACTTTTTGGACTGCAGATATTGCGGCCTCTTACGGTATTGAGTTGTACCCAATTCACGGAGGATCATTGTATTTAGGTCAAGATACCGCTTATGTTACTAAACTTTGGAATGAAATTGAAGCCAATACAGGAATACTTACTAACCAAGTGAATGCAAATTTATGGCACGATGTTATGTGGGAATATCTTGCTTTTATTAATCCCGCTAAAGCCATTTCATTGTATAACTCGTATCCGAATAGAGAGTTGAAATTTGGTGTTTCGGACGCGCAAACCTATCATTGGTTGCACGCAATGAATGCATTAGGAAGAGTAGATGCCACAATTACAGCGAATTCTCCAATCGCGGCTGCATTTACACAAAACGGTAAAACAAATTATGTGGCACACAACTATACCGATCAGCCTATTACAGTTACTTTTTCAACAGGATACCAATTAGCGGTTCCTGCTCGAAAAATGGTTAGCAGTATGGATAGCAAAGTAACAGGAGTAATAACAACTACGTTTCAACAAGCGTTCGTTAACGGCAGCGTGAAATTGGATGTAGTTGCTTCAGGAGGAACTCCAATCAAGGTCGAGTTTATGGACGGCACCACCTCGTTAGGCATAGCTACAGCGGCTCCTTATACTTGGAACGCTACGAATTTGACATTAGGAGTACATAGTTTTTATGCAAAAGTATACGAAGATACAGTTAAATTAAATGTTACTAATAGTGTGGATGTTATTGTTGGAAATCAAATGCCTTATGGTGGAACTGCTTGGGGAATTCCTGGGGTAATTGAAGCAGGAAAATTCGATACTTTTGAAGGTGGAAAAGGGCAAAACATAGCTTATTTGGATGGAACCACTGCTAATTTGGGCGATTTTAGAATGGATGAAGCTGTTGACGCAATAAGCAATGTTGCTGAAGGAGCTACAGTAGGTCACATTGCCTCTGGAGAATGGCTCGAATATACGGTTAATGTGGCTCAGTCAGGTTTGTACTCATTCGATTTTCGATATGCTTCAGGCAATGCGGCTGGCGGAGGACCATTCCATTTGGAATTAGATGGGAAAGCCATTTCTACTGCTATTACCGTTCCTTCAAGTTCTACAACATCTTGGGATGTTTGGGCTACTAAAACGGTGTCAAATATTCCATTAACCCCTGGCGAACATATATTGAGAGTTGTTTTTGCTTCAGGTGAATTTAACTTAGCCAAAATGACTTTTGCGCGAACAGGCGATTTAACGTATAGTTATCCCACAGCAAACGCAGGCCCAAATTTAAAAGTAATTTTACCTTTAACTACCACAGCAATTGATGGTTCTGCAAGTACGGAATCTGAAGCGAAACCATTAACCTATTTATGGACGCAAAATTACGGACCTTCGGCTGTGCAATTCTCAGATGCAACAGCAGTAAATCCTACTATTAATGGTTTGGTTGAAGGGACTTACAGTTTAAAATTGACTGTAACCAATCCTGATTTGCGCACCGATAGCGACGAATTACTGATTTTGGTAACAAATACAGCCAATGCATTACCTACGGTTTCGTTGGTTACACCTGCAGATAATGCTACATTTACCGAGGGAAAAGCAGTGAGTATTACAGCAAATGCTAGTGATTTCGACGGAACCATTCAACAAGTAGATTTCTATCAAGGTAGCACGCTGATCAGTTCAGATACTTCAGCCCCTTATGCAGCAACTTGGAATCCTAGTGCGGGAACTTATGCGCTTACGGCAAAAGCAACCGATAATAATGGAGCGATTAGTACATCGCAAATTGTGAATGTTACTATTGCAGCCGCTATGGTCTGCGTCGAAACATCTAAGCTGGCTCAACAAGGAACGTTCTCTATTGGTTACAAATCTACATTTGAAACAGTTGGAACAAATGTCTATGTTACATTTGAACTTTTAGATACCGACAAAACAGGAGTTATTGCTTATTTATGGAAGCAATCTCCTTTCGGTGAAACACAAATGGTAAATGTGTCAGGGAAGATATTTACTGCAACTTTGACTGGACAAACAATGGGGGCCACCATCAATTATGCTTGCAAATTTGCTTATGCAGGCGGATTATCCGTTACAAAATATGTAAGTTATGTAGTTGGTTCTAATTGCGGAAGTACTAATGATACGCAAGCACCTACAAACTTTACAGCTAGTATTGGAGCTATTACCGGTTCTTCTGTCGAATTGTTGTTGAATGCTAATGATAACTCGGGAACGGTAGTTTACAATGTGGCTTATGGGGCAAATTCAAGTTCAACATCAAGTGCTTCTGGTGTTCAAAAATCTTTTTTGATTACTGGATTATCTCCAAATACAAATTATAATTTTAGTGTGTTGGCAAGTGATTTAGTTGGAAATGTTGCTGTCAATAATCCAATTGTACTTAATGCGACAACATCAGCAAACACCAACACAGATTGTGCGGGAACTGCTTCGGAAGCTTCACAAGGCACGTTTTCTGTTGGTTATAAATATGCTTTCCAAACCATCGGAACAGATGTGAAAATCACTTTTGAACTGCTGGATGATAAAACGGGCGTAATTGCTTATTTGTGGAAACAATCTCCTTTTGCAGAAACATCGATGACAAATGTTTCAGGAAAAATTTTTACTAAAACTATCAGCGGACAAACAGTAGGTTCGACGATTAGTTATGCGGTTAAATTTGCCTTTGCCGGAGGTTTATCAGTTACAAAATATCTTTCGTATACTGTCGGAAATAGTTGTTCATTGGGAGTTGAAAATCCTTATGAAATCAAACAATTGGCGTATCCAAACCCAGTTGAAAATAGTTTACAATTACAATTGTTTGATGACCAAAACCAAATCACTTTGACAGACGTTTTAGGGCGTAAAGTGCTAGAAGATGTTGTAAAATCAACACACACTATCGATATGAGTTCTTTCAAATCAGGAATCTACTTTTTGAAAATAAATAACTCGTTGGGTATTGAAAACTTAAAAATAATTAAAAATTAA
- a CDS encoding ArsR family transcriptional regulator, with protein sequence MQENKSNILIYQTEDGVTKIETRLLDETVWLTQTQLCELFQKSKSTVSEHLKNIFEERELNHISTVRKFRTVQSEGFGILQLKLHNKNN encoded by the coding sequence ATGCAAGAAAACAAATCCAATATCCTCATATATCAAACTGAAGATGGAGTTACTAAAATAGAAACCCGGCTTCTGGATGAAACTGTTTGGCTTACCCAAACACAACTTTGTGAATTGTTTCAAAAGTCGAAATCTACGGTTAGCGAACACCTCAAAAACATTTTTGAGGAAAGAGAATTAAATCATATTTCAACTGTTCGGAAATTCCGAACAGTTCAATCGGAAGGCTTCGGAATCTTGCAGCTCAAACTTCATAATAAAAACAACTAA